One Nonomuraea angiospora DNA segment encodes these proteins:
- a CDS encoding GntR family transcriptional regulator: MTKRHAHEIVADSLRTRILEGRYKPGERLPSEGALTDEYGVSRNTVRVALDRLAAANLITRRRGSGSYVNAEIGISHSLGSLRSFTTLLRDLGLEPGISGVEIRRDPSPPLEILGFLPSEVVWLVRRVRTGSGSPFALLDSWLPDRIGSRIDPEALARRQSLYASLAEDLDTKVAEATESIHAEAADERESRVLGVPLGSPLIVIRRWTYDRAGRPVEYTRSAARGDRYRYVVKLRA; encoded by the coding sequence ATGACCAAGCGCCATGCGCACGAGATCGTTGCTGATTCGCTGCGTACGCGGATCCTGGAAGGGCGGTACAAACCCGGGGAGCGGCTGCCGTCCGAGGGCGCGCTCACCGACGAGTACGGCGTCAGCAGGAACACGGTGCGCGTGGCGCTCGACCGCCTGGCCGCGGCCAACCTCATCACCCGGCGCCGCGGCTCGGGCAGCTACGTCAACGCGGAGATCGGCATCAGCCACTCGCTCGGCAGCCTGCGCAGCTTCACCACACTGCTGCGCGACCTGGGGCTGGAACCGGGCATCAGCGGGGTCGAGATCCGCCGCGACCCGAGCCCTCCGCTGGAGATACTCGGCTTCCTCCCCTCCGAGGTCGTCTGGCTGGTACGCAGGGTGCGGACCGGCTCGGGCTCGCCCTTCGCGCTGCTCGACTCCTGGCTTCCCGACCGCATCGGCTCCCGCATCGACCCCGAGGCACTGGCCCGGCGCCAGTCGCTCTACGCCTCGCTCGCCGAGGACCTCGACACCAAGGTCGCCGAGGCCACGGAGAGCATCCACGCCGAAGCCGCCGACGAGCGGGAGTCCCGCGTGCTCGGCGTCCCGCTCGGCAGTCCGCTGATCGTCATCAGGAGATGGACATACGACCGGGCGGGCAGACCGGTGGAGTACACGCGCTCGGCGGCTCGCGGGGATCGCTACCGATATGTGGTCAAGCTGCGCGCGTAG